TCTGCAGACAAGGCTCAGGTTAGGGCAGGACAGCCTCACTGCCCCTTTGCTCAATCTCTGGGCAGTGTGTTCTGCTCAATGTAGTATATTTCCTGTGAATTGGGGCATGAGTTGTAATCTAGTACAGCAAAGGTTGGGCATTCCCAGTCCAAAAACCCAAAATGCTCCAAATTCTGAAGCTTTTCCAGCAAGCTTCAGGTAAACTCTGAATCTGCACATGTCTGGTCCCAGTGTCTTAGATGAGACACCCTCAGCCTGTTGCACTAGActcagaaaagggaaagtggTTTCCAGGCTGAGGAAGGGAGCAGGCAAGACTCACTGTGAGCTGAAGTGCAGTCAGATCGCAGGGAGCCTGGCCAGAGGAGCATGGAGGGGGACAAGACAGATGAGAGCGTTGGGAGGATCCCGTCCTTCCTGTAGCTGGAGTTTCTGTTTCCCTATCAGCTGGGCCAAGCTCCATGGAGAAGACTCAAGTTTGAAGGGAACAGGAACCCTGGAGTAGGGCTACCTGCAGTTCCAGGGGTACCCTGGCTAAAAGTGGGCCTGAGATCAGGAGCCAGCCTTCCCAGGGTCGCTCTCCATCACCACCTGGGCAGGTTTCTAAAGGGATGTTTAGGAGAGGGATCACTAAGCCCTCTCAACTCTGACCCTTCATGAACTGAATTGGCAGAGGCTGGTCGAAAACCCTGGGAACGGAGCAATTCGGTGGAGAAACCTGTGTCCTCATTGCTGTCCAGGTGAGCTGTTCTGGGAAGGGCCAAGAGACGATCTCATGGGTGGACTCTGGTGCTGGTTCACATGTCTGTTTCATTCCATTGCCCTAGAACCCCGTCTGTGGCTAAGAGCCCCGAAGCTAAGAGTCCCCTTCAGTCGCAGCCTCACTCTAGGTACCGACAACCCCTCCTGCCCATGTGTTACCTGGGCTTGGGGGCCTCTCTTCCCCCTTGCCCATGACTAACACCTCTCAGCCCTGTCTCGTGTCTTGGTATTAACAACTTGCTCTGGGAAGGGTGGTCCCCTCTTTCATACCTGGGGAGAGGAAAAGCTAGAGACCCTTACAGTGGTGTAGGCTGGCTCCGTCCTCTCCTGAGAAGGGAAGGCCAAAAACCTGGAGAGGTATAACTTCCAGACAGAAAGGGAAGCAAAGCAAAGAGCCACCAATCCCTGCCACCCAGGACAACTGTGGGGACTGCTGCACCCCAACCCAGCACCCTGCCCCTTCAGATCATTCTTGATCCCCTTCCTTTGCATTCAGCAAATGTAGCCAGTCTCCTCACAAATCAACTGACCTTGTTTCCCCAACCAAATGCCTGTGTGACTGCAGGGTAGACTCTTGAGAGCTGTGCAGTGTGACCGCAGTGTAGACTCTTGAGAGCTATCCTGATCCCCAAAAACCTGTATTTGAAGGCCCCTAAGCCCACACCAGGAAATATCCTCACGGCCACCCCAAATGGAAGCAAGTGTGTCTTGTCACAAAGCAGGTGATACCAGAAGCCCTGCTTGCAGAGTGAGACAAGGTCATGAGGAGAGCAGAACTCCAGCATAGCCCTGACAGGCATGCTCGTGGTCAGCCAGGCTGTGCCCAGAGAGAACTTTGGCTCCTAAAGAGGCTCCGGAGAAGACTGAGGGCAGGGGTAGAGGTTTAGAGAAAGCCTGGCCAAGCCTCCTTGAGAGAGAGTCTGCTGCGTAGATATTTGGGAGGTGGCCTAGGATGTTTCTGAGAGGAGAAAGCAGTAGAGCACCCTTCCACCTAGAGAGTCTAGCATGAAGGAGGTGATACCCCAGCATGGAGCTGACTGACTCCACTGCTACCAACCAGAGTTCAGCTGGAACACAAGCTCCACATGGAGGAAGACGTTATCAGTACTTTCTCTCTGGGAGACAGGAAGCACTAACACAGTCTGCCTCAGTTGCCTCCTCTGCCTAAGGCCTTTGAAGACAGAAGACTGCTCCTGTGTGGCCCCATGTCCTGACTCAGACTGGGAAATGTGGTTAAGGGACCAAGGAGACCATTAAGGGGCAGGACATTCACATCCTTTCCCAACAGCCCTGCAGTAGAAGGGCCGGGGAGCAGGTGGCACTTGGACCCTGAGCAGAGGCCGCTAATGTCTCAGGCTTCCCAGCATGGGTCCCTACAGACCCCGACACCCACCTCCCACACCTGCCATTCTTCCTCCAGGGTGAAGCCTGCCGGGAGTGTAAATGATGTGGGCCTGGATGCCTTAGATTTGGACCGGATGAAACAGGTGAGAGTGAGTACAGTCAGCAGCCAGTGGGTCCCCTGCTTGACTGCCACAAAGGCAAGAAGCTGGCCAGTGGAAGAAAAGGGAGTCCCTGGGCACCCTGGAATTCCTCCATTATGGTCTGAGGGGTGTTGAGAGCAGGGCTTGCCCAGGGCCTGGCTGAGGGAGAGGCCCCTGCATCCCCTAGAGCCAGCGTCTGTCCCTTCACTCTGAGATTCTGCCCAGCAGGAAATCCTGGAGGAGGTGGTTCGAGAGCTCCACAAGGTAAAAGAGGAGATCATTGATGGTGAGTGGGGGCCGCTCCAGCCAGGGATGCGCTCATTGTCCTCCCAGCATCCTACACTCACCCCCATGTGTAGCTGTGGAAACTGAAGTGGATTGCTGTAATGCACGCCTCCCTGGGGTGGGGCTTCTGTGTCTGCTATTCCTCCCAGAAGGTCACcctgtggagggaaggaggggcctGTCCTTTCCTGTCCAGTCTAGAATGCCCAAACTCCTTCACAGCCTGCATGACTCTGCCTAGGGAGCCCCTGGCTGCAGAAGTAGGACTGTGATGTCCCCACCAGGGCCTGTACGGAGCTGGCCCAGGCCGGAACAAAGCAGCAAAGCACAGCCTGCATCCATTCCCCCATCTGTTTCCCTATCACCGGTGCCCAGCAGTGACCTGAGCTAGAGAGACCTATGAAGTCAGAGGGACAGCTAATAGCAGGCTCCTGAGGGAAGATATGTACAGAGGCACTGCTGAGACCTGGCCGCCATTAGCTATAATAGCTACACTCCTTGGCCACAGAGACCACAGTTCTGTCCCGTTCCACCAGAGGACAGGTATGGGAGAATGTTCATGAATTCAGGGAAGGAGACATCAAAGCTGTGGAGCAGTTCACAGCCTTACTACTGCCCCACAGTTCCAGTCTTGGGGGCTCCCTTTCTGGCACTTGGGGAAATAGCTGAAACCCCAAGCATAGTCCAGTTGTTTTCAAGAGAGCTGCCTGGGAAGAGGCAGACCGTGGTGAGAGCCTAGCACAGTCACTGCCTGCCATCGTCATGTACCCATGTACCCATGCTCAGAACCCTCAGGAAAGCAAGTGAGCATCCTGGCAAAGATCCTATTACTTAATGGTTGGTTACCCCTCTCTGGCTGTTGACTATGGACAGGTCTGTCCACTGAGAAAGCGCCAGACGCCTGTGAAGGAACAGGGAAAGTGTGGGGAGCTAAGAGAAGGGAGTCCAGATCTGGGGAAGAAACGGGATGAGgcaggcagaagaaggaagagagatttGGGAAGGCTTAATGGGTCTCAAACAGACAGAACAGAGTCAGCTCTGGAGGACAAAGGCCAGGCCGTGGCACCAGCACAATCCATGGCTCTGTGGCCAGACACTCTTGCTATACCGCCTGCACTAGGCAGACTGGAACCAGCTTCCATCCTGTGTGGGGAGGGACTCAAGGGCCTCTGAGCAATGAGTCTGCCAGACTCTAGGAATACCTGggtcccccacacacacagcagcctgAGGAAGCAAGGCATAGTCTTTGTCTTTTTCAAGTCCATATCATTAGGGGTTGAAGCCCATAAGGTCTGGGTTGTTTGCCCAAAGATCTGTCAAAGCTGCCATGCTGGTGGGCATCTAGCCCATGTGTGGTCTCCGGCAGCCTGAGCAGGGTGCTTCTGTGCTACACTgagcctccctctcctgtcctgcCCTTAGCTATCAGGCAGGAGCTAAGTGGGATCAGCACCACGTAAGATGGCGCCAGCCTTGGAGGATCGCGAGGAGCCGTGCTGGCCCCAGCACACAGCGAGCCTGCAGAAGTGTGGATGTACTTAAGTCTCAACCTGTGATACAATattaaaatgaggaaacaaaCTTCAACTCCTGGATTTTTAGCGTATCTGACACAGAACACCGGGtctattcttttttgtattttatatttgcttatttaagtGTACAATTCTTTGGTTTATAGAGAGAACACCCCAAAATCACCTGCTTTATTAGATGGCTTCCAAGTTTTCTCCTAGGTGACACTGTTAGCTCCAGAGCTAGCAGTGAGCAGCTGGGTAGCGTGGCCTTTCCACGCCACAGAGCTGTCAGAATGCAGCTCAGCCCCAGCAGCTATGGTGTTTCCAGTCTGTCCACGCAGTGCGTGTTGTTATGTCCACTCGATAATAAACCGTTCACTGTCCACACTCAGGCTCTGGCTTGCTCTCTCTTGCGCCGGCTCTTGGCTGCCCTGGGGCGGGGGTGCCTCTTTACAGGGAGTGCCCAGGCCAGAGCATGCAGGACTAAAGAGATCAAGAGGGACCTCAGAGAGGAGCTGGGCTCTGTCAGAATGTTCCTGGGACCCAAGAGCATGGCCAGGCCACCAGGTACCTCCTACGTGTGGAGCTGAGCTCAGGCCCTGCCTGTGGGGAGCCACACAGCCCTAGGATCACAGGGTAGCACACTCCCTGAACTCGAGGATTCCATGTGCAATCTGCCTATCGAGTGCTGGAAGTGGGCCTGGGGCTCAGGGAGGTGAGAGGAAGCTTTGCCCCCAAAGACTCTGTGCTCCCCGTGGCATTACTGGGAACAATCCATAGCAACCTagggaaatcccagcacttaatcTTCGCTGTGGCTATACTGACCCATACGGCCAGTAGACAGCAATGAGAGCCTTGTGACCATCCCCATGTGAGCTCCCATGGCAACCAGGACTGTAGAGCAGAGTGCCTACTGGAGTGCTCAGTGCTGAGGGCTGGGTAGGAGGGGTCGAGGTGAGATCCTTGGCACATTGCATCTCATTGGGTTCCAATGATCCTAAAAGCCAGGAATGATTTGGGGGCCTATGAGGAGATAAGAAACTGAACAACCTTGTAGGCCTGGCCACAGCAGCACACTCCACATCCTTGAGAGGTGCTCTCAGCCCTCCCTACTCCCGCCGCTCCCAAATGTCCTCAGCACGGCCTAATCACGACACCTTCAGACGTTCCCTTAGCCTCAGACCAGCCTCTGACATTAGGCGAGGTCTAGGCTCAGTCAGGGCAGTGAGTGGTGGCTGGCCTCCCTGGGATTTCCCTCAACCCCTAGAGTAACTGTAGCTGCCCTGGCTCAAAGTCCTCATGTCTCAGAAGGTTAACTGTCACACTCTTCAGAGATACCTGTTCCTAGAACCGCAGGGCCACTCCTAGGCATGGGGCATGGGCTATAGCAcgtcctcttccctccccccccccccctctgtggTGCTGTCCTTGGCCAAGCCTAGCTCAAACCCCAGGTTGTAGTGGGAGCTATAAGGCTGGGCCCACTCTTATCCCTCTCTGCCAAGTGATCCTCTCTCAACACACTGCTGATAGCTGCTCTGGACACCAGGACCCACCATGGTCCAGCCCCTTAGGACCAGGCCACTAACCAAGGCCACCTCTCTATTCACAGCTATGCCATCACATCAGTATTTATGCCCCACCcccaactgtcacacacacagaaactgccCAGCTAGCCATCTGACTTGGGAACCCTGTCCAGGGCTGTGGACCCCGTGCTGCCTGCCCGACCCGACCCGACCCTGTCCAGGGCTCTGGACCCCATGCTACCTGCCCGACCCGAACCTTGCCCAGGACTGTGGACCCTGTGCTGCCTGCCCAGCCCTATCCAAGCTCGGGATGGTTCAACAGGTCAGAGGGCCTAAAGGGGAACTGTTCCATGGCTTGGAGGGACCTTCTGAAGCCCATACCTTGAAGCTTTTCCACAGTGGCAGAGGCCTCAGGGACACACCCTTCCAGAGCCTGAGGGAATGAGAGACGGGCATGGAGCTGGCCTTCACCCACTTGGATTCAGGCAACATACTCTGGGCGCCCAGGTTCAGGCCAAGACTCCATCCTGCCCAAAAGAAGGACAACACATTGACTATAAAGACAAATACTAGGTTTAATCTACTGCATAAGAACAGAGAAGGCAAATCCATGGGACCACAGGCACAGAGTATCAGTCAGAGGGAAGGCCAGAGAGATTAGGTAAGCCTGGTTGCCCCAGCCACAGCTGCATCCCGTTGCTGGGCCAGAAGCAGCCTAGACTGCAGGAGCTGATGTAGCTAGACCAGTTCTGTGGTCCTGGCCCACAGAAGTGGGGGTAAGAGGCACTGGGCTGCACCCCTCAGGACTGCTGGCCGGCAGGGTTCATAGGCGGTCCTCTGCCAGCTTATACGTGCGCTTAACCCTGGCATAGGGTCCCAAAAAGTCCTCAAATACAAAGTCCCAGAGCACCTTCACCCAGGAGTGGTGCTGCGGCAGGTGGTCGTAGTATTCTGGAGCAATCTTCCGCACCTgtggaaaggggtgggggaggtcaAGGCTGCACCTTGGCTGGTACTCTACCACACATGCAATGAgagcacacatgctcacatgcacatgcacaccagCTGCAGGTGAAGGAGGCCCCAGCAGGGAGGGCACCACAGCCCGAGTGCCCCACCTCAACACCCACCAACTTTCTGATCCCAAAGATCCCATTATGGCCCTGCAGAGTTCTGAGGTCTGTACCCTGAGGTCTTGAATAACACCTTCATTCCTTACCCCAGCATCCTATGCTCTGGCAGGCTCTGGGCTTCAGCTTTTGCTGCTGCCTCACCCAACACACGTCTCCACCCCGTCTTTACCCTGACCTGATATGccatgtctgcctcctccccctggGAGTGTTCCAGCCACAGTACCCGTAGACAAGCCACCACGGTGCTGTGGAAATTGCTCTGCCACCTCTGAGGTGGGCCCACCAGGCAGCCTTCTCTGCATCCCGCAGCAGGTGCGCTGTGAAAACTGCTCCTGTCAGAGGCAGCTTCCGGAGAGACACAAGCATGACTTCTGAGATGAGCTATCCCTTTTAACCTCTGCCTCCTCAAATGTCCATTTGAGTGTGACAGTCATGGCAGATGCGGCTTCATAGGCTGCACAAGCACAGCACTGGGACCATCCAAAGTcacccagcccactgtgtgtgcacaacagacacacacacacacacacacacacacacacctgggcacCCAAGaagaacatacacaaacatattcaGGAATTTCCCGAGAACCCTCCACTGCTGCTCCTTGCCACACCTGTCTAACAGCCACTGGCATTCAAGGCTCCCTGTTCCTCTCAACCTTCACCCCCTACACCTCAGCCTCCTCTTCCTGTAGCTGTAACCGGTCTCCATTGGTTATAAGGACAAAACCACAGCTGTGCTGCCTGGCCATCTCCAAGCTGGAGAAGTACGCCCAAACTGTCAACAAGACCAACAGGAAATGAGCAGCCACAGACAGGAGACAAAGCGGAGTGCTTCACGTGGTGTCCACTGATacagaaaaggaagctgaaaCGGGGCAAGTATGTGAGCAGGACACACCATCAGCAGGTCCCATGAGCAGTGCTCCAGCAGCTGTGCACTAGCCTACGCTGCTAGCCTGCACCTGCcttgagaaactctgtcttatcTGGATCTGCCTCTTCCATCTCCAGCCCAGCACCCCAGAAATGAATGACCATCCCCTTACCAACAACACACAGAGAAGTCAATCTGGGAATGGCAGAGCCCTCCCCCTTACTCCTCACTCCCCCTGTGCCTGCTCAGCCCAGGCTGAGCACTTACCAGTGGCAGGTAGCAGCCGGGAATGCTGGGAAAGTCATGGTGCTCCATGTGGTAGCCCGCATTGAAGGTGATCCAGTTGAGGGGCCCGTAGTAGGAGTAAGTCTCATGGCCCTTCATGAACAAATAATGCTCAGCCACAAAGTGGCCAGAGATAGGGTGTAGACCCAGGCCCAGGAAGGTTCCACCTAGAAGGTAGATGACGGGTTTGATCCCCCAGAGGGCAAAAATGGTCAGGTTAACAGCCAGCTGCACCAGAGTATTGAGTATCTCCATACGAGTCACCGCCTTGGGGTTCACATAGAGTGGCCGCAGTGAGTAGAAGAAGGGTTGTAGGGCCAGCCAGAGCAGCTTGCGGGCTGGCGTACAGAAGAACCAGCCTTCAAAGTTCGTGGGAATGTCCACGTCCAGCCCGTCACCGGCCAGGTAACGATGGTGGTCCACATGGTACTTTTTGAAGGATGTGGCATAAGGTACGCCAATGGGTAGATTAGCGAAGATGGCGAACCAGCGGTTGCGGGAGGCAAAGTTCGTGCCAAAGGCAGTGTTGTGTGAGATGTCATGGATGGCCAGGGTCAGGGAGTGGTTGATGCAGCCACCGAAGGCATAAGCCCAGAAGAGCAGCCATCGCCAGGAGAGCCCCTTCACCAGCCAGCAGGCCAGAAACTGCACCAGCACCAGGCCCAGCACTGTCCACTTGATGTGGGGGTCTGGCCGCATCAGGGCCTTGATGGCTGGGTACTTGGCTACAGGGAAGACAAGAGTGATGAGTGACTTGACATTCACTGAACCCTCATCCTCTTCCTGTCATCTCCCATCTCAGCCCCTAGCAGTGCCTGAAAGCATTCAAGATTCCACCCCATACCCTCAAGGGTCTTAGAGAGGCATGCCATCCCTATACTTCGTGTCTTGGGAGAGTTGCAGCCTGGACTGTGGGGTACTAAGAATCTCCTACCTCTGACCACCTTTGGGAGGAGGCTGGCAGACTTCTTAGGGTTCAGGAATTTGTCACCAGCCTAAATAAAGTGCAGGTGTCACAACAGGTCACAGAAACCAAAGTAGCATCAGAGCCACAAGCCTTCTGGCTCCCAGTGTTCGAGTAAACACATGTCTGTGTCATGTATGACTTGGTACTTGGGCATGGTCAAAGAGGGATGATGTGGACTGGGCATTCCCAAATTTGTCAGGCACTCAGAGTGGCGAGGCACAGCTTGGGAGGCAGTCCCTAAAATAAACAAGCACCATAGAGAAGCTAACAAAATGTCACCTGTCTCTTCGGGGCAGCAAGCGTCCATCTTTGCATAGTTtgtgctgttttgtgttttgttttctagcaAAGGGGCAAATGGTACATGTGGAAGTTACCCAGGTCAGGAAGGGCCAGGAGGGAAGGGCAGGCAGAGTGGTGACATGTTTAGGTGCTGGCACCTAGAGACTAAGGGTGGGGCAAGATCAGAAGGAGACAGCAGGATCTGGTCAAACATCAAGCGCTGCATCCAGGAACAGAGGGTCATCAAAAGCTCAGGGTGACAGATACCCCcaggtctgctctgtcccttggCTTCCTGGACAAGGGCAGACATTCCAGAGATGGGGCCAGCACTGTCCTACAGATGGGGAAACTTCGCCAGCCAGGCAGGATCTTATTCTAGGGCACCTCAGTTAAATAGCATCAGtcctcagcatcagcaccactCTGAGCAGACAGTGGCCTCAGCTTGCCTTGTCTAGGGCTGGCCTGTAGGATCATAGCAGGGGCTGCAGCCTTGACTGGGATGGGCAAGGCCATGTCAACAGCAGTGATGCTATATAATGCCTCCAGCTTTCACACCCAAAGGGGCAGGGTCGGAGGAGAAGTTCAGTTGCCttgggttcattcccagcacttcATGAGCAAAGTGTGCCAACATACACAgctataatcctagcacatggggttggaggcaggaggatcagagttacacacacctataatcctaacacatggggttggaggcaggaggatcagagttcaagatATCTCTCAGCTATATGAGTTTGAGGTagcctggactgcatgagaccatgtataaataaacaaataggcaaattgtatatatgttttaccACAAGAAAAGAATGTTCGGTTGGACAGTGTTGACTCAGGCCTTttatctcagaactcaggaggcagaagcaggaagatctctgagtttggtctacagagcatgttttaggacagccagggaaacagagaaaccctgttttaaacccccccccccaaaaaaaaagaaaagaaaagaaagggagagagaacttTAGGCTGGGAGACACACAGAATCACACCTCTGGTCCCAGGCACACAGGGGCTGAGGAAGAAGGGTGGCTGGAACTCAGGAGCTCCCATCTCATCTCCTGTCAGACCACCTGACAAAGCAAAGGCTGAAGTCCGTCCCACTCTTTACGAATTCCAGCTCCCAAATACCTCACCTGAGCAATGTGGCGTGGCCCTGAGATAAGGCCTTGCTAGCTCCCTGAGGGATTTCAGGGGCAAGCTAAGGCAGACTGACAGAGGCCACTTGTCAAGGTTCATGGTGGCATGTGGTGTGATGTCGTGGGCATATCCCATCAGGGCATTAAATGTTTCCATTTCAGCCCTGCCCACAGTTACGGGGGAGGCCATTTAGCACCAGTGGTAAGCAGAACaatacagccccccccccaaatgcccACATGCTAACACCACAACCTATGACCACCTCAGGGGAAAGGTCAAGAAGAGACGCACATATGATTAAAGCCATGTCAAGGCTCCCCAGATAATGCAAGAGCCAAGCTGGGAGCCAAGGGCTAAATGAGGCACGAGGAGAGGCCGCCTGTCTTGGAACACAGGAGGCCCGGTGAGGAAGGTGGGGGACTCCAGAAGCCAGGAAAGACCATGGAACCTGCTCCCCCGTGGAACTTCAGAAGGAATACAACTCTGATGTGAATTTCTGCCCAGTGAAAACTAGGCCAGAATGCTAATGTCCAGAGCAAAGGATACTATGAAGTGGCATACACCCAACACTGGTGACTCCATTCAgggcctcctcctcccagccttggGACAGAGGCCAGCCAAGTGTGGCCTGGCTCTGAGGGCCCTGCTCCTCACCAGtcctggcaagatggctcctcCCTCTGGACTCAGCAGGGGTGTGGCTCTGGGCACACAGGACAGACAGATGTGTGAGCCATACTCTGTCCTTCCCCTGGGGGGACTGATATCCCTGCTGCTACCTGGGGAGTTGGAAGGTAGGGGGACAGATGCAGAGCCAGGGTCCGAAGGACACCACCGGGGAGGGCCTCAGTGCTGCAGGAAAACGGAGAGGAACCCAGGACCATGCGGAAGGCAGCATGTCTTGATGACAGAATAGGGACATCTGCAGGATGACACCAGGAAAATCACATGCAAAGTGTCTTCATCTGTGCATGCCACCAGCTTCCCAGTCCCCCGTGAATGGCTTCTGTGTACCTGCCTCACCCCCGCAGCCTCCCTAGGCAGCAGccagcctccctctctcctgctcaGCAACCTTCTAGCTCCAGCTAAGGACGTCCAAAAGGCAGCTGCCCTTGCTTCCCCTTGGAAGGAAGCCAAGCATCAGTGCAAGAGGGTGGGTCCAGCCACACCTGCGTCAGGTGAGCCCCAACCAGGTGAACTCCAAGGCAGTGGGGCCCAGGCCCAAGCTCAGATATAGACTAGCACATACAGGGCACACCTGAGCACACAGCCTAGCAGAGGCTAGCCCATGCAGGACACACCTGAGCACACAGCCTAGCAGAGGCTAGCCCATGCAGGACACACCTGAGCATACAGCCTAGCAAAGGCTAGCCCATGCAGGACACACCTGAGAGCACACAGCCTAGCAGAGGGGGCTGTGGGCCTGCTCTGGCTGGTTCTGtgtgtcaacttgaaacaagctagagtcatctgaagaa
The Microtus ochrogaster isolate Prairie Vole_2 chromosome 1, MicOch1.0, whole genome shotgun sequence DNA segment above includes these coding regions:
- the Degs2 gene encoding sphingolipid delta(4)-desaturase/C4-monooxygenase DES2, whose translation is MGNSAGRSDFEWVYSDQPHTQRRKEMLAKYPAIKALMRPDPHIKWTVLGLVLVQFLACWLVKGLSWRWLLFWAYAFGGCINHSLTLAIHDISHNTAFGTNFASRNRWFAIFANLPIGVPYATSFKKYHVDHHRYLAGDGLDVDIPTNFEGWFFCTPARKLLWLALQPFFYSLRPLYVNPKAVTRMEILNTLVQLAVNLTIFALWGIKPVIYLLGGTFLGLGLHPISGHFVAEHYLFMKGHETYSYYGPLNWITFNAGYHMEHHDFPSIPGCYLPLVRKIAPEYYDHLPQHHSWVKVLWDFVFEDFLGPYARVKRTYKLAEDRL